Below is a genomic region from Fulvia fulva chromosome 5, complete sequence.
ACGTGTACGTGCCAAAGAGAGAACAGGGCTGGCTGAAGTCGAGGTCTCGAGCTGTGTTTGCACACGGCAGCAACGAAAGCTGACACGATCATCCAGGCATCCAGGGTCGGCGCCGCGTGCTCGGCCCCACATTCTGCGACGCTTCCAGGTTCTTGGTCTCCGGCTGGTCGTTCCCAAAGAACACGGATACGAGCAGAACGAGCAGCGAAGACATGGTAGGCAGCAGTGAAGAACATTTGATCGACTTACCCGTCTGCATCGAGCCTCTCATCGTCTGTCAAAAGACTGCTCCCACCGCTGTCATCGACCAGAGAAAGCTTCGAGCGATTGCCTGGCGATATCGAATCTACACTGAACGTGCGATCAGGCTCATCTCCAGTGTCACCGCGTTTGGCCTTCCGTTTGGTCTTGGAGAGCCAGGTGGAGAGGCGTCCTGCAGATACGTCGTCGCTATTGCGTCTGTCGTCAACAGATCGTCTTCGCGCGCGGTCCTGGACTTTATCGATGGCACTCTCCACTGATGCTCGAAGGCCGCCGTTGGTGTCGCCAGCACCTCTCGGCGCAATCTTGCTGGATGCATCATCGCTTTCGCCAGAGCTGCCTGGTAAAGAGTTCGTAGAGGCGCTGGCCAAATCCTTGTTTCGACCACGAAGTCTGCTAATGCCCCGCGGCGAAGGCGTATCAACCTCTGTCAACGACATGGCTTTGGACACTGTCGAGATTCGTGCTCCAGGGAGTTTGTGCTATGTTACATGACAGTGAATGTTGCAAGAAAAGGATTGTGTTTGCGGCGCTTGGCCTCGGTGTCCAGGTTTGTTTGTGGTTGGCTTCAAAGTGTTCAAGTAATACCGCCGCGGCCAGCGCAACGTACTGTGTTATCGTTGCTTTCTGTACATACGGAGACTGTGCTTTGCTGACGAGTGAGAGACAGGGATGCTCGATGTTGGACGGTGAGGTCCAAGGTTGGTAGACCGGAACGTCACCACGACATCGTTCAGCGGAGGCGACAAGGTTCACGAGCCGAGATCCAGTCCCTACTCCCTCCGCATGACCTGAAACGTCGCGACTCGCGACACATCTCCACGTGCTTCCAAGGTTACCACAGTCACAGCCACAACGGCAGTAACGTCTGCATTCCTTCAGTAACTGAACCTGACAAACGCATCTCCTACGTGTCGTTCATGATCTATGGCTGAAGTCGCCCCTCTCGCCACCGTGAGCACAGCGCTTTTCGCGATGGAAACGGCTCTGGCTGATGCAGATGTAGGCGCATGCACATGCACGAAAGGCAGCCGAGGCCACAGAGCAGGCTGACTTGGCTCGGGCTGGAGACGAGCATCAGCATGCAGCCACCAACTACGCCAGGACAGCGCGAGCATCTAGCGATTCAGAGGTGTGTGAGGTACCAAGCCTTTCTGTCCTACCATCCACTAACACTATCAAAGGCGTTACGTGTGTTGAAGCTTCTCGAAGAGCAACATCTGAAGCTGGCAGAGCTCATCAAGTCTCCTGACCTATACGGCCAGACTGATCGAACAGATCACAGCGGTACCACTACCAGCAAAGACGCCGCTTTGGCCGTCTCACGACATGACTTTGCGAATGCCAAGAATCAAGCAGCGACTTCATCATCGTCGAAGCCGGGCTTGACGACAACGGCCCTCGCTGCAGCTAGACTCGGCAGTCAGGCACGCGACTCTTCTCCTTCCCTGGCACGAGAGATTGCGTCGAGACGCGGTATTCCTTCGTCCAACAGGAATCCTCCTTCAGCAGCGGCACAGGCTCGAGCACGACAGCTGTCCCCAGAGTCTCTCCGTCGCAGTCGCCCTTCTTCAGCTCCAAAGATACCGCCATCTGTCGTGGACAGCCAGAACTTGCAACGAGCAGAGAGAAGTGCCAAGAAGCTTGAGGATGACGATGGCTTCACCAAGTTTTACAGCAATTTGACTACCGGCACCATGTCGAAGCTGTCTTCTGTCCTGGCGTATGCAGGGCTACCACTAACAGCAGACGACGTCCAAATTGATCAGAGCAAGCAGAATCTGGACAAGCGCACTGTCAGGGCACACAACGATCCTGATGTGAAAAAGATCTACTCCAAGGCAGCGCTGGATGCGATCGAAGACGAGCATCGAAAACGTGGTGCTCAAGGCGGTGTCTTTGGGCCCGCAGAGAGCTTCTATGTTGTGCAGACTGGCGGCGGTACTTATTCTTACGCAGACATCGCCAAGGCGCAGCAGCAGCAACTTGGTGGCATCGATGAGGATGACGAAGAGGCGTTCGTGGACGCACGGGAAGCGCAGGCACCTTCATCTCCACGACACAGTCGATTGTCAAGTAAACAGCGGAATGCGTTCGGAAAATCTAGGACGCATGAAGAGCTGGAGCTTGAGAACTCGACCTTGAAGGTGACACTGGAACAGCTCGCTACCCGCCTAGCTGAATTCGAGGCTCATGCTCAAGATGCTTCGATGGCAGCTTTGACCCAGAGCATGGCAAGCTTGCACGCCCAAACCCCTCCCGGCAGGCCGGATCCTGCTGTGTTCGATCGGCTGAAGCAGCTTGAGCGGCAGCTCGAAGAGCAGGCAGAGGAGCGACAGAAACTTCAAACTCTGGCGGCGAAACAGGACAGATCTCTCAAACAGTATAAGGCTAAGTGGGAGGACATCAAGAAGAGCGCCAAGGAAAAGGAGAAGGCCAAGAGGGAGAAGTCTGAGGCTGAAGCGCAGAATCTGCCGGCGGCACTAGCAGAGGACAGTGAATTCACTCAAGGCTGAGGTACGAGGTCACTTTGATAGATGCACGAAGCTAACGCCCGTTAATCCCTGATGCCGGACTAAGGCAAGCCTGAAAGCAGAAATTCCGTTGTTATTGCGACCAAGAAACCGCTACTGGAGAAACCACCAGGAGTACATCTGCTCTGCAAGATAGAAAGCAAATGTCTTTGCATACGGCCTGGGGTTGCCATACCTCCCGTCGTCGCACGACCTTGTAAGATGGTACATGCACGAGCATGGGCGACGGTAATACTGGCACACTGGCACCGCAGCCTCCTCTGATCGACGAAGGTACTGGCCCATCCTATGAGAAGTCTCCTTTCAGCCCGTCAGATGCTGTAGCAAGTGATGCCACATGAGAAAGGTCGCCATACGCGACGACAATGCAGAGCACCGATCGCCACGGGCATATCGAATGCCCGGGGGCTGGAACACAACCACGTTCGTCTATTTGTGGACCACCGAACAACGAATAGTCGAAAGTGTGGCTCAACCGCCAACCCACATGAGTTTTAACAGCCCATTCGTGGACTTGGCTCTTTGTCCAATAGCATGTTGAACATTTCGGCTCCTCATCTCAAGACACGACCCGAAATGCGCGCCGATTCTGGCTTAGGACCCCAATGTGTCTACAGGACATTGAGTCAAAGCATTATCAACGGGCGCGTTTGTGTTCGCGCCGCCAAAGAGTCACAATACATAACAATTGCGTGCCACGCCTTCCAAGATAGCAAGTACTTCCCATCTCAGGTCCCCTCTGCCAATTGCTTCCACAATGACAGACAAGCAGGAAACATCGCCAGCAGCCATCACAGCACCCAAAGCTATGGCAGCTCCGCTAGACACTCGATGGCTCAGCCTCAGCCTGTTCACGAGCGAGCAGAGAGTCTGTCATCACTCTCGAATCACAGCGACCTAGAAAAGTCCGAGCTACCATCGAACTAcaacaccaccaccaccGACAATGACCTCTCGCGTCAAAAATCCACCACACCCTCTGAAATCGAATATCCTGGCCCCAAAGAAACCGCCATAGTAATGATCGCCATCCTCCTTGCCCTCTTCCTCATGGCCCTAGACCGCACCATCATCGCCACAGCCGTGCCCCAAATCACAAACGACTTCCAATCACTCGACGATATCGGTTGGTACGCCAGCGTGTTTATGCTCACCGCATGTTCCTTGCAACTCCTGTTTGGAAAGATCTACACCTTTTACAGCCCCAAGTGGGTATTCCTGGTCATGATTGGGATCTTTGAGGTTGGGAGTGCATTGTGTGGTGCGGCGCCGAATAGTGTTGTGGGTAGGGCTATTGCCGGTATGGGAAGCGCGGGGATTATGGGTGGCGCGATCATTTTGATGGTTAGTGTCGTGCCTTTGGAGAAGAGGCCGAAGTATCAGGGGTTATTTGGGGCGATTTTTTGGTTGAGTAGTGTCATCGGCCCGTTGCTTGGGGGAGCCTTCACTACGGATGTTAGTTGGAGGTGGTGAGTTTGGCTTAGATCGAGTCGATGTAGCATGACTGACGAGACCATCGGGTGCTTCTACATTAACCTCCCCATCGGCGGCGCTGCCATGCTCATCATATTCTTCATCCTCAAACCAACGACACCAGCACAGCCAGGACTCACCCTCCGCCAACAACTCGCCCAACTCGATCTGCTAGGAGAACTCTTCCTCCTACCCAGCATCATATGCCTCCTCCTTGCCCTCCAATGGGGCGGCAGCAGCTACGCCTGGTTCTCCAGCCGCTTCATCgccctcttcatcgtctTCGGCCTGACCTTCCTCGCCTTCGTCGCTTCCCAAATTCTCGGGCCAAAAACTGCTACCATTACACCACGGCTGCTGAAGAATCGCTCCCTCATCGCCGCAATATGATTCACCTTCTGCCTCGCCTCCACTATGATGATAATGGTCTACTACATCCCCCTTTGGCTCCAAGCCATCAAATCCAAATCCGCCGTACAGTCCGGGATTGACACGATCCCCATGGTCCTCTCGCTCGTCGTTGGTGCTATTGGGGCCGGACAAATTGTCGGACGAATGGCATACCATACATCATTCGCCATGGCCAGTAGTGTAATCATGCCGATCGGCGCAGGTCTCATTTCTACCTTTGATCTCAACACGGGCAGCGGGAAGTGGATCGGATATCAGATCCTCTTCGGCCTAGGCATGGGAATGGGAATGCAGCAAGGTACAATGGCGGCACAAACTGTGCTGCATCGAAAGGATATAAGACGGGCGTATCACTTTGCTTCTTCTGCCAGCAGCTTGGTGGAGCCATCTTTGTGTCCGTCGGGCAAAATGCGTTTCATTCAGAAGTTCACCACCGGACTTACAACGCTCGTGCATGATCTTGACGTGGGTGAGGTTGTGAACACGGGAGCAACGGAGATTGCGAAGATTGTGCCGGAGAAGGATCTGCACGAGGTGCTGGTGGCGTATAATGATGCGCTCAGGCAGGTGTTTGTCGTGGGTGTGGTTATGGCGTGCTTGCCGGTGATTGGAGCATTCTCACTCGAGTGGAGGAGCGTGCAAGGGAGGCAAGGTCCGACGGAGAAGGGGAGCAATAACGATAGTAAGATAGATACGACAGTAAGCGAGCAGGAGAAGGCATGAACAGAACGGACTCATGACTGTAGAGAGTAGCGTAACAGAGATACCCCACTCATGATGAGAGCAAAAATGATGTACAATATACTATCCAGCAGTGACAGTTCCGTAATCAACGCTTTGCCGAAGTCGAAATGAAGCATGCTGCTAATTTTATCCTCGAGTAAGTGCGCTGCTACTTGCACTAATAGTTTCCACTCAATGGATACGTCTCGAGCCCTCGCAGAAAGTGCAACACTTCCTTCGCAGTGGCTTCAGGCTGCTCCTGCTGTACCCAATGTCCTGCATGATCGATAAGTCTCGCACCCTTGAAGCACCCAGACTTGATACATTTCTCATCCTCATACCCCTGGAAAGCACCCGGCTGCTGATAATTGCCCCAGTCCTGCTTGCCACTGATGAACGTACACGGCACCTCGATTCTGCGGCCAGAGTAGAGGTACATGTCTTTCTTGCTCTGTGGCGTTGAAGCAGTCTGGGCACGATACCAATTTAGTGCGCCCTGGAAACCGATCCGTTGCCATTCTTGCACGTATACCTCTAGGTCGTCAGGGCTGAGCCACTTCTCAGTCTTACTGTAGTCCTCGCCTTTCATGTTCTTCTCGATGGTTTGGGGCAATGTGTCGCCTTTCTTCATGATGTAGTACTCTGGCATAACCTCGATGTCCTTAGCGCTCCAGGCTTGCAGCGGATGCGGATCGTTCTTTTCCCAATCTGCTGACTTCAGGTGAAAGTAGCCTCGTAGGTATTTCTCCAGGCCCTGGTGCGGGTTGTTCCAGTCTTCTGCAGCACCAGGGGATGAGTTGTACCACTTGTAATGCTTTCTGGGAGGGTTCAGCTTTGCGAGTTCTGCCTGGATGTCAAGCTTCGGTTTTCGAGGCTCATTGCCAAATTGAGGAGTGGGTGGAGCATGATGGGGGTGGCTCATCTGTATAGTTGCCTTGAAGATGTCCGGACGCATGAGTGCTGCCATTGCTGACGATACCGCTCCAAAGTCGTGGCCGATGATGCAAGTTACTTCTGTATAGCCCAGCTTGTACACCAGAGAGACCATGTCGCGCACAAGGTTTGTCATGGTGTACTGGGTCAGGTCGACTTGGTCATATGGCTTACCTTCCCATCCAGTTGTTCTTCCATAACCTCGTTGGTCCATGGCGACACAGTAGTAACCAGCGTCTGCCACCTTTGGCATGAGCTTCCGCCATGAGTATGCCAGCTCTGGGTAGCCATGGCAGAACAGTACTAATGGAGTTCCAGGCATTCCTGCCTTTAGTAGGTGAAAGTTGAGTCCACAGGATGAAGTACAATCGGCATAGTCTTCTGTCACGCCTTGAGGCAACGGCAAGGGTGGAAGGTTGTGTGCTTGCGCCATGATCGTGGTGACCTGCTGTATCGTTACGAATGTAAGAAGATGACCGATATCTTACCTATGTCGAGAGCACTATACGTCAGCAGCTCTGCACTGAACGACTGCCAATTGACTTCAATGTTGCAGATGGAGGGGGAGCTTAAGGTGGCCCTCGGTACCGTGCTGACACAGCTGCAGGTAGCTGTCTGCTCTCATTACCTTGGCCTACTCCTTTATCGACTTCACTTCCTAGTCCTCATCTTCAACATCGCCGGTAGACGCAGCCTCTCGTACGCTGAAACTGCGGGCCATGGCCTTCAATATATCCACTCTTGGCTGTGCCCCAAGGCGACTCCACATGGCGTGGCAGGTGGAAGCGCTGGCCAGGTGGTCGACGGCGTTGAGACAGCCTGGCGGCATCAGGACTGCGAACGTTGCAGGGGCAGGCGACACTCAAGATGGGTGTGCGAGAGGAGACGTTGCTGCTCTGTCGTCAGATGAAGTGTTGTTGCCAGCATTTTGAACGCGTTTTTACAAATTTTACTTCAGGACGAAGCCCTAATCTGATCTCGGCAAGCAGCCGAACGATCAAGCTTTCCGTGGGCAGGGATGCACAACGGCAGTCACAAACGCTCAACAACATCACCTTTGCTTGCCAGTGCTTGCGATGATGAGCAGAATGTCGACCACCGGTAGGCGTTTGACCGATGCAAACGATAGAGCTGTCCATGAGCATGCCGTTCGTCGATGATGATCCATTGCCGACTGCCACACATGGCCACGAGAGCCACTGCCACCATCTGCATCCTGCCTACACATCCTTGTCGCATATTCAAGCCTTGAAGCCGGGATATCGCCTGGCGGATACGCGCTGCAAAAGAGAAACGCTACGACTGGACATCCACTCTTTCGACCAGACGCTGCTAAATTAGGTGAGGCTACACAGCATCCGGCCAGCGCTCTATCAGGACTATCATTTCTGAACAAGCCCTGTCGCCATGTGATTATGTGATACCTGCCGCCCTTCTTCTCTCTGCTTCACCGTTTCAACACACTAATTGGATCTTGTCCCGCCGCGTTTGCTCACCCGAGTCGTTCGCTCCTCTACACTTCCAGTCTGTCCTTACACCATGCAGCTGATCCTCCCCTTCTCATACCCACTTTACGCCGCCAAACATTACGACTACGAAACGACTCAACCAACATGCAGTCCTTCACCAAGCGATGCGCTTTGGCTCTTGCCACTCTGGCCACCGCAGTCACCGCACTGGACGGTATCGTAGCTCCATCTGAGGTCGCAGCAGGCGAGGAGTTCGAGGTCACCTTCCAGTCCAGCAACGACGACAGCTACCGCGTCTACCTCGCCGCATCACTAGCAGGATCCAATGGCCCGACCTGCTATCTCGTCAATTCCACCGAGCTCGACGACTCAATCAACGTGACAATCCCAGCCAGCGTCGGCCCAACAGCCAACTACTACTCCATCGCAATCGCCGACATCACTACCGGTCAAGCTGCCACATTTAGCAACCGCTTCAACCTGACCGGAGCTACTGGCGAGTACTCAGACTATGAAGACGTAAGGCCCACCGCAGCGCCTCAATCCCGTAAACCACAAATGCTAACATGTCCCAGCACCTCGGCGGCTCCCCTTTCTGGTCCGCCGACGACCTGCCATGCACTGCCTACAACTGCGCTCGCCAATGCGCTCAAGACGGATACCCCAAGGACCTTACCGAGGATGACGCCTACAACACCATGAAAACCTGCATCATGTCCTGCAAAGGCGTCACTGCCGCCGTCTCCCAAACAGCACCAGCCCACGCCTCCTCGACTTCTGGCCCAACCGCAACTCTCACCGGCATGATGGCCGTCATCACCATGTCCGGCGGCTCCGTTGTCACCGCGATCGAGATCGAGCAGGAAGTCCACGGCAGCACGATTACGCAGGCCATCATTGGCGACGCGACGATCACGCTCAACGGCGCAGCACACACGATCGGCAGTGCGCAGCTCAGTCTCGCCACGGATGGTGTTGCAGTTGGAGACTCCACGACTGTGATGTTCAGCAGCACGACCGCAACAATGGGTGGTGCCACTGCCACAGATTCTGCTGCTTCGGCATCGACCAGTGATGGCGCAGCGAGCAAGAATTTCATGGCCGGTGCTGCTGGTGCGGCGGCGGCTGGGTTTGCCGGGTTGGCGTTTGTCCTTTGAATGAGCATACTCTGTATACAGCATGTTTTCAGACAGAAGCGCAGGACTTTGGACAGAAAGAGATCGGTGGAGACACAAAAAGTGTAGAGACCGCAGCGCAAAGCGAATAGCGAGACGAATGACGAGCTAGGAAGAGGCGACCACTTCCCTGGGTGTTGGTAAGAATTGTGCTCCCTCGTACGGAAAGCACGACATATAGATTATGAACGTAGTGTATAGTTCAAAAATCCGCAGATTGTGTTCAAAGATGCTTTCGCTCCATCGTGATCGCAATGTCATTCCGACATGAACCCACCGATTGACAAAGTATGAAACAAGACGAATAACATTGAACAGCAGGCAGGAAGCATGGGTAAAGTTGTGATGTGCTCATACAATATCTGCGTGTTCGCATCCCGTgcgcttcttcttctcggATGGCTTGCGTGACTGGTACTGGTAGCCTGGACGGGCGATGGCATGCTCACGGCGTAGCACCAGCTCTCTGCTTGTACTCGTCTTTGACAGCTTGACTCTCGCAAGACCCCATGCAGCATCCCACGCTTACACGTCGATCACGCAGCAGGACTGCTCAGCGAAGAGGTCCTGCGTGCGAGCTCCCTCGCCAGGGCAAGGTCAAGCGCCAGAAGCCAACAAGATCGTGAATGCGTTCTTTGGGCGTGCAACCCTCGCCACGCTCTTCTTCGTGGATGCAGCGGCATTGATGCTGGGCTGGCTTGCAGAGATGAAGCTCGTCAAGAGGCGAAACCGCTCCCATGGAGCGAGGAGCTCAGCATACCACCGCCGCCCGGACGGTGGTGGCTCCTGTACATCATGCCCGATAGGCTGCGATGATCTGTGAATTGTCTGTCAGCATCTACTCAATTGTATGATCTGACTTGGAAAAGAGGACGATGCGGATTGTATATCAGTACCATGGGCTCTGTCAGGAGCCATCTCATCAATGCAGTCTTTGACTGCTATGTCGACCGTCGTGAGATATGGAAAAGAGTCATCATGAAGGGTGAGGGAGTGAAGCGGTTGGCGTGTCTTACCTTGAGCAGGTCGCACAGTATCGAATGAGGTACACGTCCCTGCGTGATGGTGCGATTCGAGTTCTTTAGTATCCTGATCGCGCGTTAGCAACCACTCATCCATATCGTACAAAGCAGAAACAATGCCACAGAATCTGGTCAGGCTTGCAACGTTATCGTCTGCGCCGCCTGTCACAGCGGCTTGGACATATGCTTGTCATTTGTTGTTTCGAATCATCATGAAGGGGTGAGGAGGAGAGCATGTCTGCAGTTTACCTTGATCATGTGCTTGGTCGCAGGCGAATGGTGTGCCGAATGAACCCAGCGCGTGGAAATGCGAGAACTGCAAATGTCAGGTCAGTTGAGCTCGCTCATGAGTGATGAAGCAAATGTAGCAGAATGGTATGATGCTAGGGTCAGAAAATGCATGAATGGTTATAAAAAGTTGTGTCAGCAACGGCAAAGCCGAATAAGACTCGTCATCTAAAAGGGCTCATCATGGAAGCATCGAGTGAGGTATGAAAGCAGTGGCGACTTACCTGGAAGCGTGGCGGTTGTGATGGCGATGATGGAGAATGAAGAAGAAACGTAGATCTGTACCAACCTGTCAGCTCTGTTCGCGCAGAACCGAAGATACATTGATGATGACTTGGTGTCAAGATCAGTGGACGAGGTTTTCTAGGCCTGTCGCAAAATGGCATATCTGCTCACGTACAATCGGAGCCCAGTGCCAATTCATCAGAAGACAAAAGGGGATAGAGATAGTCATGACTTACCGTGACTAGACGTTGGGTCAGATTTCGTCTTCTTGCGCTGCTTCTTCTCGGTCTCCACTACAGCCGAGGAAGAATGTCTTCCAGCTTGCTGCAGGACGCCGATGATTTGACTGGCCATTGCCTCATCGCAACGCATTCGCTACAGCCGAGCGACAAGCAGTCATGCCGGATGCTGTACTAGGCACGATGTGTCTCCCAGCTTTTTCGCACTGCCTCGTGGCAACCCACGAGGAAGGTTCGGAACTCGTCTGCCATTGAGTTGGTATCCATATCGGCGGTAGTGGCTCCGATTGTTTGGATGTGGTGAAAGGGTGATAACAAAGGCATGTGCGAATGCGGTATGCGCGAGCTTGACAAGGCGGCGTGAGGTAGTGGAGGCGTACGGGCCAGCCGAAGAATCAATGATTCTGTCGACCGTGACAGGGTGCTGAAGCAGGAGCGGTGCTCAGACAGCAATCTGTTGCCGTAGCTGTCAGGAGAGCCTTCAATACATGGTCAGTACATGCCGAACGATCATATTGCCAAAGTGAAGATGTGAAGTTGTGGTTGTTCAGTGCGTATAAGAGCCGTTTTCTCAGCAACAGCCGAAGCTTCAGCCGGTAATTCCATTTTTTGCTTGTGTTCATCATTTGAGAGATGGTGCAAGGTGGTGGAGATGTACTCACATTCTCAGGTCATCGCGCGCTCAATCGACAGATGTGCGCCTGCGGTGGTAGGAGGTGAGGAAAGCGTCGCCTGCATTTCATGTCAGCCCAAGATCTCGACGAGAGTGATGTCGAGTATGCAGGATGAGTTGTCGGCGATCAGACTGACGTAGCAATGAAGTTTCAGTCCTCCTTGGAGGTCAAAGACTCTAGTTTGCGGTTTATGCCATATCATCATTGCAGAGGCAGGGAAAGAAGTGGCACTTACCGGAGCGGCGGATAATTGTGTTCAGCTCATGATAGCAACGTGTGTCGAAGCCAGGTGACTGCAACAAAGATGGTGTGTGAGGCGGTTGATGTTGTGCAGGAGAGAAGGCAGAAGGCAGTCGCGCGAGCTTTTGGTAGAGAATTTCGGCAGGAGCTTGGACGGAAAGCTCGGACAGTGCGGGACACACCTCAGGCAGGAACGATGTCGTTGCTATCATCCAACATCAACAACGCCTTCACTTCCATGATGAGCTTCACGCCCGCTATGGGTCTTGGTCGTGTGGCTACAATCCCACTGCACACTGTCCAGAAGTGTAGCAGCCAGCGACGCCTGCCATGTGCCTTTGTTGAATACTCCAGTCGCCAGCAAATACGGCACTATAAGCGGATTTGCACCCACTGAGCTGTCGACGCTTCGATCCTGCTTCGACCCATCGACGACCGTCAGTTCTCGTGAAAGACAGCAAACGTAGGGCTTTCCGGACACGGTGTGTTGCTTGTGGCAGAGTATGCTGCGGCGTCATGAAGAGCTAGTGGCCAGTCGATATGGGAAGAGAAGACACAGCGGTCAGCACACAGCACTGCTTTCGACGTACTGGTCACCACAAATCAATAGCATCACAAGAGCCAGCGGCACTAACAGTTCCCTTTACATGGGAGTACGGCCGTGGTCCGAAGGGACAGTCACAAATCAGCGTCAATGGTCCGCATCACTGTGTACACATCGATGGAAGGCACAACTGGATACAAGTCAATTGTGCTGACCAGGGACAAAGAGCTCTGGCTTTCCGTCCATATGCTCGCTTGTGGAGCCCCATCGCAACTCCTACTCTGGGCACATGTCTTCACGTTGCAATGCTAAAGAGATGCATAGTCTTGGCTGTCTTGGCACAGGCAGATCTCACTGGAGGATCTTCAGGCTGGGCAGCCCGTTTCGATACCACGAAGCGAATGTTCCTGCAAGCTTATGGTAAAGCTTCACTACAGTCGTGGTGATACAGCCAGTCTTATGAGCAGATTGGCGCACAAGGTTTGACCCTCCTTCTTGTTCAGGTGCACTCATGCTTCAGCTACCCGCTCTACTTCTTTTAGTGTGCGAACGAGAGCACTTCGTACTCACAATAGGCGAGTTCCTGCAGAAGTTCGTGCATGAAAGCCATCCTCTGGGACAACTTGAACAATTCCAACGGAAAGAGGCGAATTATGCAGTCTTGCGGCCATATCGTTCGCTTCGACCATGCTACCTTCCTAATGCAGTCTCATCAACGACGATCATGTCCGTAGCACTGAGCAATTGATATACCTTTGATGCATCTTGGCTGTTGAGAGAGCAATCAGCTGTCAAAATCTTTCACATCTAGCAACTGGCAGCAACCATGAAGGTAAGTTAAACCACAGCTGAGCTTGAGGCCCTATTGACCCATCGCAGCTCTCACCATTCCTCGCCCTGTGCCTCTCCACAACAACCTTAGCTCAAAAGCTCTCCCAATCCCAAGCCATCTCCCGTCTCCGCCAGTACGGCATTACAACCAATGCCCAACCACCTCAGACATCTCTCGGAGGCGTCCAATCCACCACCATCGACGGTGCCATCGCTCTAAAGCAGGCCTGCAACTGCCAGCTCATCATCACCGGCGGCACCGAGACCAATGCTGGCCATGCTGGAGGAACGTATAGCCATCTGACGGGCTACAAGCTGGACTTTAGGACCAATTCGGCGTTGGATAATTTCGTCAAGGGAAGCTACACGAAGATTGCAAATCGGGGCCAGTACCCGCAGTGGCGCAACCCGCAGGGGGACATCTATTGTGTGAGTCGAAAAAGGTTGTGCTCTTTGGGTCGTGGAAGCTGATCAATGGTGAAGCTCGAAGGTAATCACTGGGACGTTGTGTAATACGGACATGGGGGCTCTGGGGGAGggggaggaggaggaggaggaggaggaggtgGTGGTGGCGGTGGCGGTGGAGGTAAGTGATATCCCACTCGTTGATGCCTGTTCGAATTCTACAGTGCGATTGGGAATGGCGTGGCTTGCGAGCCATCTGCGAAATTCAAAAACTACACATC
It encodes:
- a CDS encoding MFS-type efflux pump MFS1; the protein is MAQPQPVHERAESLSSLSNHSDLEKSELPSNYNTTTTDNDLSRQKSTTPSEIEYPGPKETAIVMIAILLALFLMALDRTIIATAVPQITNDFQSLDDIGWYASVFMLTACSLQLLFGKIYTFYSPKWVFLVMIGIFEVGSALCGAAPNSVVGRAIAGMGSAGIMGGAIILMVSVVPLEKRPKYQGLFGAIFWLSSVIGPLLGGAFTTDVSWRCMTDETIGCFYINLPIGGAAMLIIFFILKPTTPAQPGLTLRQQLAQLDLLGELFLLPSIICLLLALQWGGSSYAWFSSRFIALFIVFGLTFLAFVASQILGPKTATITPRLLKNRSLIAAI
- a CDS encoding MFS-type efflux pump MFS1; this translates as MVYYIPLWLQAIKSKSAVQSGIDTIPMVLSLVVGAIGAGQIVGRMAYHTSFAMASSVIMPIGAGLISTFDLNTGSGKWIGYQILFGLGMGMGMQQGTMAAQTVLHRKDIRRAYHFASSASSLVEPSLCPSGKMRFIQKFTTGLTTLVHDLDVGEVVNTGATEIAKIVPEKDLHEVLVAYNDALRQVFVVGVVMACLPVIGAFSLEWRSVQGRQGPTEKGSNNDSKIDTTVSEQEKA
- a CDS encoding Epoxide hydrolase A, with protein sequence MAQAHNLPPLPLPQGVTEDYADCTSSCGLNFHLLKAGMPGTPLVLFCHGYPELAYSWRKLMPKVADAGYYCVAMDQRGYGRTTGWEGKPYDQVDLTQYTMTNLVRDMVSLVYKLGYTEVTCIIGHDFGAVSSAMAALMRPDIFKATIQMSHPHHAPPTPQFGNEPRKPKLDIQAELAKLNPPRKHYKWYNSSPGAAEDWNNPHQGLEKYLRGYFHLKSADWEKNDPHPLQAWSAKDIEVMPEYYIMKKGDTLPQTIEKNMKGEDYSKTEKWLSPDDLEVYVQEWQRIGFQGALNWYRAQTASTPQSKKDMYLYSGRRIEVPCTFISGKQDWGNYQQPGAFQGYEDEKCIKSGCFKGARLIDHAGHWVQQEQPEATAKEVLHFLRGLETYPLSGNY